One genomic segment of Gossypium arboreum isolate Shixiya-1 chromosome 3, ASM2569848v2, whole genome shotgun sequence includes these proteins:
- the LOC108476087 gene encoding probable alpha,alpha-trehalose-phosphate synthase [UDP-forming] 9, with translation MASRSCANFLHLASGNLLDIPQTPRGLPRVMTVPGIISDMDSCSSNDGDSDVASSGCRERKIIVANMLPLHAKRDGETSKWRFSWDEDSLLLHLKDGFSPEMEVVYVGSLKVDIDVNEQEEVAQKLLEDFNCVPTFVPHDLQKKFYLGFCKQHLWPLFHYMLPMCPDHGDRFDRILWQAYVSANKIFADKVMEVINPDDDYVWIHDYHLMVLPTFLRKHLNRIKLGFFLHSPFPSSEIYRTLPVRDEILRGLLNCDLIGFHTFDYARHFLSCCSRMLGLDYESKRGHIGLDYFGRTVFIKILPVGVHMGRLESVLNLSSTAARVKEIQKQFEGKKLILGIDDMDIFKGISLKLLAVEQLLQQHPDLQGKIVLVQIVNPARGFGKDVQEAKKETYMTAKKINEVYGSPNYQPVILIDRPVPRYEKSAYYALAECCIVNAVRDGMNLVPYKYIVCRQGTPGMDEALGVKPEYPRTSMLVVSEFIGCSPSLSGAIRVNPWDIDAVAEALNTAITIPESEKQLRHEKHYRYVSTHDVAYWARSFVMDLDRACQDHYSKRCWGIGLGLSFRVVSLSPNFRRLAIDHICSAYRRTSRRAIFLDYDGTLVPEASIIKTPSPEVISIIKTLCDDPKNTVFIVSGRGRASLSDWLAPCEKLGIAAEHGYFIRWSKDSEWETSPVGADLEWKKIVEPVMSLYREATDGSSIETKESGLVWHHQDADPDFGSCQAKELLDHLESVLANEPAVVHRGQHIVEVKPQGVSKGLVAEKVLSRMVNGGKPPDFVMCVGDDKSDEDMFQSILTSVSNPSLPVAPEIFACTVGRKPSKARYYLDDTADVLKLLKGLATATISKPRCLPEIKVSFESNA, from the exons ATGGCATCAAGATCATGTGCAAATTTTTTACACTTAGCCTCTGGGAATCTACTTGATATTCCTCAAACTCCGAGAGGTCTTCCTCGGGTAATGACTGTTCCTGGGATTATCTCTGACATGGACTCTTGTAGCAGTAATGATGGGGATTCAGATGTTGCTTCATCTGGGTGTAGAGAACGCAAAATTATAGTGGCAAATATGTTACCTTTGCATGCTAAAAGAGATGGTGAAACTTCGAAATGGCGCTTCAGCTGGGATGAGGATTCACTTTTACTACATCTAAAGGATGGGTTTTCTCCTGAAATGGAGGTTGTATACGTAGGATCTCTCAAGGTTGATATAGATGTGAATGAACAGGAAGAAGTTGCCCAAAAGCTGTTAGAAGATTTCAATTGCGTCCCTACATTTGTACCTCATGATTTGCAGAAGAAGTTTTATCTTGGCTTCTGCAAACAGCATTTGTGGCCTCTTTTTCACTACATGCTGCCCATGTGTCCTGACCATGGCGATCGGTTTGACCGTATTTTATGGCAGGCATATGTTTCTGCTAATAAAATATTTGCTGACAAGGTTATGGAAGTAATCAATCCAGATGATGATTATGTCTGGATTCATGATTATCATTTGATGGTTCTTCCCACATTTTTGAGGAAGCACCTGAATAGAATCAAGCTTGGTTTTTTCCTCCACAGCCCGTTCCCTTCATCAGAAATATATCGAACATTGCCTGTTCGGGATGAAATTCTGAGGGGACTACTGAATTGCGATCTAATTGGTTTTCATACGTTCGATTATGCACGACATTTCTTATCTTGCTGCAGTAGAATGCTGGGTCTTGATTATGAATCTAAAAGAGGGCATATTGGTCTTGATTACTTTGGTCGCACGGTTTTTATTAAAATTCTACCTGTAGGAGTTCATATGGGTAGACTTGAATCAGTCTTGAATCTTTCCTCTACTGCTGCCAGGGTCAAAGAGATTCAGAAACAGTTTGAAGGGAAAAAATTGATTCTTGGCATAGATGATATGGATATTTTCAAAGGCATCAGTCTTAAATTACTGGCTGTGGAACAGCTCTTACAGCAGCACCCAGACCTGCAGGGTAAAATAGTCCTGGTTCAGATTGTGAATCCTGCAAGGGGCTTTGGAAAGGATGTCCAGGAGGCTAAGAAGGAGACTTATATGACTGCTAAAAAGATCAATGAGGTTTATGGTTCCCCCAATTATCAGCCAGTGATTTTGATTGATCGCCCTGTTCCCCGTTATGAGAAATCGGCCTATTATGCGCTAGCAGAATGTTGCATAGTAAATGCTGTGAGGGATGGGATGAACCTGGTTCCTTACAAGTATATTGTTTGTCGGCAGGGAACTCCTGGCAtggatgaggcactgggtgtaaAGCCAGAATATCCACGAACAAGCATGCTTGTTGTTTCTGAGTTCATCGGTTGCTCACCATCTTTAAGTGGAGCGATTAGGGTAAATCCATGGGATATTGATGCTGTGGCTGAGGCTTTAAATACAGCTATTACCATACCTGAGTCAGAGAAGCAATTGCGACATGAGAAACACTACCGGTATGTCAGCACTCATGATGTGGCATATTGGGCTCGCAGCTTTGTGATGGACTTGGATAGAGCATGCCAGGATCACTATAGTAAACGTTGCTGGGGCATTGGTTTGGGCCTAAGTTTCAGAGTTGTGTCTCTTTCACCTAATTTTAGGAGGCTAGCTATCGATCACATTTGTTCAGCATATAGACGAACAAGTAGAAGAGCAATATTCCTGGACTATGATGGCACTCTTGTTCCTGAAGCTTCCATTATCAAAACTCCTAGCCCTGAGGTTATCTCTATCATTAAGACCCTCTGTGATGATCCTAAGAACACAGTGTTTATTGTTAGTGGGAGAGGAAGAGCTTCGCTTAGTGATTGGCTTGCTCCATGTGAGAAGCTGGGGATAGCCGCTGAACACGGGTACTTCATAAG ATGGAGTAAAGACTCCGAATGGGAAACCAGCCCTGTTGGTGCTGACCTTGAATGGAAAAAGATTGTTGAACCTGTTATGAGCCTGTATAGAGAGGCAACTGATGGCTCCAGCATAGAGACCAAGGAGAGTGGTTTGGTGTGGCACCATCAAGATGCAGACCCTGACTTCGGATCATGCCAAGCCAAGGAATTGTTGGATCATTTGGAAAGTGTTCTCGCAAATGAACCAGCGGTTGTCCATAGAGGCCAGCATATTGTTGAAGTTAAGCCGCAA GGAGTAAGCAAAGGGCTGGTAGCAGAGAAAGTTTTGTCGAGAATGGTCAATGGTGGGAAGCCACCTGATTTCGTGATGTGTGTTGGTGATGATAAATCCGATGAAGATATGTTTCAGAGCATATTAACTTCAGTTTCTAATCCATCCTTGCCTGTGGCTCCGGAAATCTTTGCATGCACAGTTGGGCGAAAGCCTAGCAAAGCTAGGTATTACCTCGATGACACTGCAGATGTTTTAAAGTTACTTAAAGGCCTTGCAACTGCTACAATTTCAAAGCCTAGGTGCCTGCCTGAGATTAAGGTATCTTTCGAGAGTAATGCTTGA